The following are from one region of the Arthrobacter sp. TMP15 genome:
- a CDS encoding ATP-binding protein: MSETPKNQFIGRHLHERSLRTRIILSQLPLFLTMTLAAALIAVLNPEFLRETTLIAGCTLNALLLLACIVVPWNKIPPVASLVIPYVGFIAVVLFRDGAQEFLSSTGILALFPIFWICSSGFAPRTAVIISTLVSWVIVWIPVFQSDVPLSVDTLVKPLLFPFMMLAFSIASVVLTTSMDDHRTQLESKDRLLRAALEQSQHSERLMETILDTVGVGVVVVDGHGNDRLVNSTQMALHEFGKPSGVAIPQEGDLLLFNANREPLPPEARPVQRAISGESFTNYQIWIGAGERARGLSTTARVILDEDGARDGAVIAYHDVTEMFNAITAKDDFLANVSHEFRTPLTAIQSYLELALETPGLHPGHVRKYLSIADRNAERLSGLVTDLLSTTSITVRRKQSDVARLLADSIATASPAAAVNAVVLDCQSEEPLFAMIDPVRIGQVLDNLLSNAVKYSPDGGTLTVRAWAEGTDLHCSVQDTGLGMSATEQAGVFQKFFRAGTAVDLGIPGIGLGLMICKTIIESHDGTLNLESQHGVGTTMSFVIPACVRPSNSQLTVTTYSTPAEV; the protein is encoded by the coding sequence TTGTCTGAAACACCGAAAAATCAGTTCATTGGCCGGCACCTTCATGAGCGATCCCTAAGAACACGGATTATCTTATCTCAGCTGCCGCTGTTCCTGACTATGACTTTGGCCGCTGCCCTTATTGCCGTGCTGAACCCTGAATTTTTACGAGAGACAACCCTCATCGCAGGTTGCACACTCAACGCGCTGCTTCTCCTGGCTTGCATTGTGGTTCCCTGGAACAAAATTCCTCCAGTCGCCTCGTTGGTGATCCCATACGTGGGATTTATTGCGGTGGTGCTTTTCAGGGATGGTGCCCAAGAATTTCTGTCATCAACAGGAATTTTGGCTCTTTTCCCCATTTTTTGGATCTGTTCCTCAGGCTTTGCACCCAGAACAGCCGTCATTATCAGCACGCTAGTTAGTTGGGTCATTGTCTGGATCCCCGTTTTTCAAAGTGATGTGCCTCTGAGCGTGGATACTCTTGTCAAGCCCTTGTTGTTTCCATTTATGATGCTCGCCTTCTCTATAGCCTCGGTGGTGCTCACAACCAGCATGGATGACCATAGAACCCAGCTGGAATCTAAGGACCGGTTACTTCGAGCTGCTTTGGAACAAAGCCAGCACAGCGAACGCCTCATGGAAACTATCCTTGATACCGTGGGTGTTGGTGTGGTGGTGGTTGACGGACACGGCAACGATCGGCTCGTTAACTCCACACAGATGGCACTGCATGAGTTCGGGAAGCCATCAGGGGTCGCTATTCCACAAGAGGGCGACTTACTACTGTTCAACGCCAACCGAGAACCACTTCCCCCGGAGGCTCGACCTGTACAGCGGGCTATCTCCGGTGAATCATTCACGAACTACCAAATCTGGATCGGTGCCGGCGAACGCGCTCGTGGTTTATCCACCACCGCTAGAGTGATCCTCGATGAAGATGGCGCCCGTGATGGCGCCGTGATTGCCTATCATGACGTGACCGAGATGTTTAACGCCATCACGGCTAAGGATGATTTTCTCGCCAACGTCTCTCATGAGTTCCGGACACCGTTGACGGCTATCCAGTCGTATTTGGAGCTGGCGTTGGAAACCCCGGGGCTGCACCCTGGGCACGTAAGAAAATATTTGAGCATCGCTGATCGGAACGCCGAACGTCTCAGTGGATTAGTGACAGATTTATTATCCACCACGTCAATTACCGTGAGACGCAAACAAAGCGATGTGGCACGGCTTTTGGCGGACAGCATAGCTACTGCATCTCCGGCCGCGGCAGTCAATGCAGTGGTGCTTGACTGCCAATCTGAAGAGCCGCTCTTTGCCATGATTGATCCGGTACGCATCGGCCAAGTGCTGGATAATCTGTTGTCCAATGCCGTGAAATACTCCCCCGACGGCGGCACTCTCACGGTCCGTGCCTGGGCTGAAGGTACTGATTTGCACTGTTCCGTCCAGGACACAGGCCTCGGGATGAGCGCAACCGAACAGGCGGGCGTCTTCCAGAAGTTCTTCAGGGCCGGTACAGCTGTTGACCTTGGAATTCCCGGCATTGGCTTAGGCCTGATGATATGCAAAACCATCATTGAAAGTCACGACGGTACGTTGAATCTAGAGAGTCAGCACGGTGTGGGAACTACTATGAGCTTCGTCATTCCCGCCTGTGTGAGGCCAAGTAATTCACAACTGACAGTTACAACGTACTCGACCCCTGCAGAAGTATGA
- a CDS encoding response regulator transcription factor — MDNSRVAVVVEDDEDIRELVSVILNQSGFVVHTASNGADGVAAIRTHRPAIVTLDLGLPDIDGFEVARRVRLFSDAYIIMLTGRADEMDTLLGLETGADDYLTKPFRPRELRARISAMMRRPRVSSVENVTAQVVTPAIVSDMESSGSKDPALAVTATALATEPRTLNGLVFDCGDRTAEVDGKELELTRTEFDLLAALFDSGKQVRTKSDLVRRLRGEEYDVGSFISDSDERTVEVHMANLRRKLGDNPRDPRWIKTVRGVGYRLVV; from the coding sequence ATGGACAATTCTCGTGTTGCGGTCGTCGTGGAAGATGACGAGGATATTCGGGAACTTGTCAGTGTGATCCTGAACCAGTCGGGTTTTGTTGTTCACACCGCCAGCAATGGAGCCGACGGCGTGGCCGCTATTAGGACGCACAGGCCAGCAATCGTCACCCTTGATCTTGGTCTTCCTGACATTGACGGGTTTGAGGTAGCGCGGCGAGTCCGGCTCTTCAGCGATGCATACATCATCATGCTTACCGGACGGGCAGATGAGATGGACACTTTATTGGGGCTGGAAACTGGTGCCGACGATTACCTGACAAAACCCTTCCGTCCTAGAGAACTCCGTGCCCGCATCAGTGCAATGATGCGCCGGCCACGAGTATCCAGCGTAGAGAATGTGACGGCGCAGGTAGTTACTCCAGCGATCGTCAGTGATATGGAGAGTTCCGGCTCTAAGGATCCAGCCTTAGCCGTGACGGCGACTGCTTTAGCTACTGAACCGCGCACTCTCAACGGACTGGTTTTTGATTGTGGTGACAGGACCGCTGAAGTGGACGGCAAAGAACTGGAATTAACGCGCACGGAATTCGATCTGCTTGCAGCGCTCTTCGACAGCGGTAAGCAAGTACGCACAAAGTCGGACTTGGTGCGCAGACTTCGAGGGGAAGAATACGATGTTGGTTCTTTCATCAGCGACTCGGATGAGCGGACGGTGGAAGTTCACATGGCTAACTTGCGTCGCAAACTGGGGGATAACCCACGTGACCCGCGCTGGATCAAAACCGTGCGCGGCGTGGGGTACCGACTGGTGGTTTAG
- a CDS encoding DUF2505 domain-containing protein, giving the protein MALAASTTLTATAQRVTDVFTNADFIKHVSEEVGGELKSFTISGPTTAAFTTKTVRTLPTTRMPEIVQKFVGATLTVTQIESWSAPEADGSRNNAIELKVTGAPVDIAALQKLSATGESTLVELTGSVKSGVPFLGVKIATAAEPVIGRALNLQATLAQKWLDNHAS; this is encoded by the coding sequence ATGGCGCTTGCCGCCTCAACGACGCTCACAGCAACAGCTCAGCGTGTGACAGATGTCTTTACTAATGCAGACTTCATCAAACATGTCAGCGAAGAAGTTGGTGGGGAGCTGAAGTCATTCACCATTAGCGGGCCCACCACCGCGGCTTTCACCACTAAGACTGTGCGCACACTTCCCACTACTCGGATGCCGGAGATTGTGCAGAAGTTTGTTGGTGCTACCTTGACAGTGACCCAGATTGAATCGTGGAGTGCTCCCGAAGCGGATGGCTCGCGCAACAACGCCATAGAGCTCAAAGTCACCGGTGCACCGGTTGATATCGCCGCTCTTCAGAAACTCTCGGCCACCGGTGAATCCACCCTCGTGGAACTCACGGGCAGTGTCAAGTCCGGCGTGCCGTTTCTCGGTGTCAAGATCGCCACAGCGGCAGAACCTGTAATTGGGAGGGCACTGAACTTGCAAGCCACGCTGGCCCAGAAATGGTTGGACAATCACGCCAGCTAA
- the mfd gene encoding transcription-repair coupling factor has translation MSLAGLRTALSQDPLFARVRSYAAADPATRSTDVAFSAPAGMRAVLLAEVADGLSERSATAAASADSEPGVVLAITATGREAEDTVAALRSYLPIGSVAEFPSWETLPHERLSPRSDTVGRRLAVLRRLAHPELDSGTHLRVIVAPIRAVVQPLVAGLGELVPVRVKVGEDIPFTELIKLLSDAAYARVDMVTHRGEFAVRGGILDVFSPTENHPVRIEFFGDEVEAMRWFSVADQRTLTSVKGNISHPAELYAPPCREILITPAVMSRAAKLKDMMPAASAMLEKIAGGIAVEGMESLAPALVDGMVAMTSLLPASSITVVLDPEKVSARAHDLVSTNEEFLEAAWSTASDGGNAPLDLASASLPADGIDLATAGFKSLAETRELTLGHGVSWWTMSALAQDEELGTATDVLNLHAREPRGYRGDVAEMMEFIGSRIKDQWRVVVATQGPGPAQRLAELFHEANIPASRVETLDHEPQPGIIEVTTADTGRGFVLDSLKLGLLTEADLLGRASAVSTRDMRKMPSKRRNAVDPLQLQAGDYVVHEQHGVGKFVELIQRKVVGAGVGGAAGLREYLVLEYAPSKRGAPGDKLFVPTDQLDQVTAYVGGDAPALSKMGGSDWAATKGKARKAVKEIAGELIRLYSARMASRGYAFGADTPWQAELEEAFPYVETPDQLVAINEVKADMEKEVPMDRLISGDVGYGKTEIAVRAAFKAVQDGKQVAMLVPTTLLAQQHYETFNERFSGFPIRVRPLSRFQTAKESKEIVEGVRTGTVDVVIGTHRLLSKDFAFKDLGLVIVDEEQRFGVEHKEALKKMRTNVDVLAMSATPIPRTLEMSMTGIRETSTLATPPEERHPVLTYVGAHSDKQVGAAIRRELMREGQVFYVHNRVKSIERTAAHIQQLVPDARVAVAHGQMSESRLEQIIVDFWEKRFDVLVCTTIIETGLDISNANTLIVEQANNYGLSQLHQLRGRVGRGRERAYAYFLYPADKPLGEVALERLKAVAAHNELGAGMALAMKDLEIRGAGNLLGGEQSGHIQGVGFDLYIRLVGEAVAEYRGEGEERLAEMKIELPVNAHLPHDYVPGERLRLEAYRKLAAAVSVEGIAEVQAELVDRYGELPPAATNLIAVAHFKVMARGAGLSDVALQGNFIKFAPADLPESKVMRLMRMYPGSLVKPALNSVLIPKPKTARIGGRDLADAEVLTWAQGVLEAIFDATAVPTA, from the coding sequence ATGAGTCTTGCAGGGTTGCGGACCGCGCTGTCACAGGATCCACTCTTCGCCAGGGTACGCAGCTACGCAGCGGCAGATCCCGCAACACGCAGCACGGACGTAGCCTTCAGCGCCCCTGCCGGCATGCGTGCCGTGCTCCTTGCCGAAGTAGCGGACGGGCTAAGCGAACGGAGTGCTACTGCAGCAGCCTCCGCTGACAGTGAACCAGGGGTGGTCCTGGCCATCACAGCGACAGGCCGCGAGGCAGAGGACACCGTGGCCGCGCTACGTTCGTACTTGCCCATTGGTTCGGTAGCGGAGTTCCCCAGTTGGGAAACGCTTCCGCACGAGCGGCTGTCTCCGCGCTCGGATACCGTGGGTCGCCGTCTTGCCGTTTTGCGCAGGCTGGCGCACCCCGAGCTCGACTCCGGAACTCACCTCCGGGTGATCGTGGCGCCGATCCGGGCTGTTGTGCAGCCGCTGGTAGCTGGTTTGGGTGAGCTTGTCCCGGTGCGCGTAAAAGTAGGCGAGGACATCCCGTTTACAGAATTGATCAAACTCCTATCTGATGCCGCATACGCTCGCGTAGACATGGTGACTCACCGGGGTGAATTTGCCGTTCGTGGTGGTATTTTGGACGTATTTTCACCCACCGAAAACCACCCCGTTCGCATTGAATTTTTTGGCGACGAGGTTGAAGCCATGCGTTGGTTCAGCGTTGCCGATCAGCGCACCTTGACGTCAGTGAAAGGCAACATTTCCCACCCTGCTGAACTGTATGCCCCGCCGTGCCGCGAAATTTTGATCACCCCCGCCGTCATGTCCCGTGCCGCAAAGCTCAAAGATATGATGCCTGCCGCATCCGCCATGTTGGAAAAAATTGCTGGTGGCATAGCTGTAGAGGGCATGGAATCGTTGGCGCCGGCCCTAGTTGACGGTATGGTGGCGATGACATCGCTACTTCCGGCCAGCTCAATCACCGTGGTGCTGGACCCTGAAAAGGTCAGCGCCAGGGCGCACGATTTGGTATCCACCAACGAGGAATTCCTCGAAGCCGCCTGGTCCACAGCATCCGATGGCGGCAATGCACCCCTGGACCTGGCCTCAGCCTCTTTGCCTGCGGACGGAATCGACCTGGCAACAGCTGGATTCAAATCTTTGGCGGAGACACGCGAACTGACACTTGGCCATGGAGTGAGCTGGTGGACCATGAGCGCACTGGCGCAAGACGAGGAACTAGGGACAGCTACGGATGTACTAAATCTGCACGCGCGGGAACCTCGCGGTTACCGCGGTGATGTGGCAGAAATGATGGAGTTTATTGGTTCGCGGATCAAGGACCAGTGGCGCGTTGTTGTCGCGACGCAGGGCCCTGGCCCAGCCCAACGCCTTGCCGAGCTATTCCACGAAGCCAACATTCCGGCGTCGCGCGTTGAAACACTGGACCATGAACCGCAACCGGGGATTATTGAGGTGACCACAGCGGATACCGGACGTGGCTTTGTTCTTGACTCGCTGAAGCTAGGCCTGCTCACTGAAGCTGACCTGTTGGGGCGTGCCTCAGCCGTCTCTACCCGGGACATGCGCAAGATGCCTTCCAAACGCAGGAATGCCGTGGATCCTCTCCAGCTACAAGCGGGGGATTACGTTGTTCACGAACAGCACGGTGTGGGCAAATTTGTTGAGTTGATTCAGCGCAAAGTAGTGGGCGCAGGAGTTGGCGGAGCCGCAGGACTGCGTGAATATTTGGTCTTGGAGTATGCCCCATCCAAGCGCGGTGCACCCGGGGACAAACTGTTTGTGCCCACCGATCAGCTGGATCAGGTGACCGCTTACGTAGGTGGGGACGCCCCGGCGCTGTCAAAAATGGGTGGTTCTGACTGGGCAGCCACTAAAGGCAAAGCTCGCAAGGCAGTTAAGGAAATTGCAGGAGAGCTCATCCGTTTGTATTCGGCCCGCATGGCAAGCCGTGGCTACGCTTTCGGAGCTGACACGCCCTGGCAGGCCGAGTTGGAGGAAGCCTTCCCGTACGTGGAGACGCCGGACCAGCTCGTTGCCATCAACGAGGTCAAGGCTGACATGGAAAAGGAAGTCCCCATGGACAGGCTGATTTCCGGTGACGTGGGATATGGCAAGACTGAGATTGCTGTGCGTGCGGCTTTCAAGGCCGTTCAAGACGGCAAACAGGTTGCCATGCTTGTGCCCACCACGTTGTTGGCACAGCAGCACTATGAAACGTTTAACGAACGCTTCTCCGGCTTTCCCATCCGCGTCAGACCGCTCTCTCGCTTCCAAACGGCAAAAGAGTCAAAGGAAATTGTTGAAGGGGTCAGAACCGGGACAGTGGATGTGGTCATTGGTACTCACCGGCTGCTTTCAAAGGACTTTGCGTTCAAGGACCTAGGGTTAGTGATTGTCGATGAGGAACAGCGCTTTGGTGTTGAGCACAAAGAAGCGCTGAAGAAGATGCGCACTAACGTGGATGTTCTGGCGATGAGTGCAACACCCATCCCGCGCACCTTGGAAATGTCTATGACGGGCATTCGTGAAACCTCCACTTTGGCCACACCGCCCGAGGAACGTCACCCTGTGTTGACCTATGTGGGTGCGCACAGCGACAAGCAGGTGGGTGCTGCGATCCGTCGCGAGCTCATGCGTGAAGGGCAGGTGTTTTATGTGCACAATCGGGTTAAATCAATTGAGCGCACCGCCGCCCATATTCAACAGTTGGTTCCTGACGCACGCGTAGCGGTGGCACATGGCCAGATGAGCGAGTCACGGCTGGAGCAGATCATTGTTGACTTCTGGGAGAAACGCTTTGATGTTTTGGTCTGCACAACCATCATTGAAACAGGACTGGATATTTCCAACGCCAACACGCTCATAGTGGAGCAAGCCAACAACTACGGGCTGTCCCAACTGCACCAGCTGCGCGGACGCGTGGGCCGCGGCCGTGAGCGTGCCTACGCCTACTTCCTCTACCCCGCGGACAAACCGCTGGGCGAGGTTGCGCTGGAGCGTTTGAAAGCTGTGGCAGCTCACAATGAGCTAGGTGCAGGAATGGCCTTGGCCATGAAAGATCTTGAAATTCGAGGAGCCGGAAACCTACTAGGCGGGGAGCAATCGGGCCACATCCAAGGCGTTGGGTTCGATCTGTACATCCGGTTGGTGGGCGAGGCAGTAGCCGAATACCGCGGTGAAGGGGAGGAGCGGCTGGCGGAAATGAAGATTGAGCTGCCCGTCAATGCTCACTTACCGCACGACTACGTTCCCGGGGAGCGCCTGCGCCTTGAGGCTTATAGGAAACTCGCGGCAGCTGTCAGCGTTGAAGGAATAGCAGAGGTGCAGGCGGAACTGGTTGATCGGTACGGTGAGTTGCCTCCTGCCGCCACCAACCTCATTGCGGTGGCTCACTTTAAGGTGATGGCTCGCGGTGCAGGGCTTTCGGACGTAGCGTTGCAGGGGAACTTCATTAAGTTTGCCCCTGCCGATCTGCCCGAATCAAAGGTGATGCGTTTGATGCGCATGTATCCGGGATCGTTGGTGAAACCGGCGTTGAATTCAGTGTTGATTCCGAAGCCCAAAACCGCGCGTATTGGTGGACGGGATCTAGCCGATGCTGAGGTTCTTACCTGGGCGCAGGGGGTGCTTGAAGCGATCTTCGATGCGACAGCAGTGCCAACCGCTTGA
- a CDS encoding glycosyltransferase family 2 protein → MVALALVYGAAAFLVFCSSGLFGDFGENPWRDTALLAVTLTASCALTYISMLYYAYLRRRPNNIGDPEILDWHFLIPCRDEETVVAATISAARTSFPFAHVWVIDDSSEDGTAAVVSRAMDFDKRVHLISRVPPEARIGKGEALNHAFTIVSDFIGSDSSRRARTVIGILDADGYLSDDSLKFLSGPESFGDPNVGAAQLEVWMKNRDDRRPLPERGTPSNALARYLIKMQDLEFRATNSAMQMLRVRTGTVGMGGNGQFTRLSVLDEVATKYGKPWGNKLAEDYELGLRILGLGWRNHYVPEGHVSQEALPFTRRLLTQRTRWAQGNMECASLLSDLRRSKSLRFSGALEIHYFMAQPLIMMGNLLLIPILTYFALIEGRFGFLDASAVILQVLVIVLFLLIPYSSWGVLYRRKTRTEGRGFGGLLLGVGALFYLYATYLYYPRAIGRLLTGRNSWAKTARNKDGRNVLAMADVFMLGELPVLDRRTLAQLAEDLGSAELATNFSNAFAMMWPQRMARLEQAVAAQNYEQANDAAGSIRVSATMVGATQLETAGAQIVELILAADPATAQGALAQLNRIGEAAVDSMRLLRFTAE, encoded by the coding sequence ATGGTTGCTTTGGCTCTCGTCTATGGTGCTGCAGCATTTTTGGTATTTTGCAGCTCCGGTCTATTCGGAGACTTTGGTGAAAATCCTTGGCGTGACACCGCGCTGCTGGCAGTGACGTTAACGGCTTCGTGCGCACTGACCTATATTTCGATGCTCTATTACGCCTATTTGCGCAGACGCCCAAATAACATTGGCGACCCGGAGATTCTGGATTGGCACTTTCTGATCCCTTGCCGAGACGAGGAAACCGTGGTGGCGGCCACTATTTCTGCTGCCCGCACCAGTTTTCCCTTTGCACATGTTTGGGTTATCGATGACTCAAGTGAAGACGGGACCGCAGCCGTAGTCTCCCGTGCCATGGATTTCGATAAACGCGTGCACCTGATATCCCGGGTACCCCCTGAGGCTAGAATCGGCAAAGGTGAAGCCCTCAACCACGCTTTCACGATTGTTTCGGATTTCATCGGAAGCGACAGTTCTCGCCGGGCACGGACTGTTATTGGCATTCTTGACGCCGACGGTTATCTCTCAGACGACTCGCTCAAATTTTTGTCCGGACCTGAGTCCTTCGGCGATCCAAACGTCGGCGCCGCCCAACTTGAAGTGTGGATGAAAAATCGCGATGATCGGAGGCCACTGCCGGAACGGGGAACACCTTCAAACGCATTGGCCAGATACTTGATTAAAATGCAGGATTTGGAGTTTCGGGCCACTAATTCTGCCATGCAGATGCTTCGAGTGCGCACAGGCACCGTCGGTATGGGTGGGAACGGACAGTTCACCCGGCTGTCCGTTCTAGATGAGGTAGCAACAAAGTATGGCAAGCCTTGGGGCAATAAGCTCGCCGAAGACTACGAACTTGGACTGCGAATATTGGGGCTCGGCTGGCGAAACCATTATGTTCCTGAGGGTCATGTCTCGCAAGAGGCTTTACCATTCACGCGCCGTCTGCTAACGCAACGTACCCGCTGGGCACAAGGCAACATGGAATGTGCTTCTTTGCTTTCTGATCTTCGCCGGTCCAAGTCGCTTAGATTCTCTGGTGCACTTGAAATTCATTATTTCATGGCTCAGCCGTTGATAATGATGGGTAACTTGTTGCTCATCCCGATCCTCACTTACTTTGCGCTCATTGAGGGCAGATTCGGTTTCCTCGACGCCAGCGCAGTAATTCTGCAGGTTCTGGTGATCGTCCTATTTCTTTTAATCCCCTACTCGAGTTGGGGGGTCCTGTATCGCAGGAAAACACGGACAGAAGGGCGAGGATTTGGTGGACTACTGCTGGGCGTTGGAGCGTTATTCTACCTTTATGCTACGTATTTGTACTATCCCCGCGCTATAGGCCGTCTATTGACCGGGCGTAATTCTTGGGCGAAGACGGCTAGGAACAAGGATGGCAGAAACGTCCTAGCTATGGCCGATGTATTCATGCTTGGTGAGCTGCCAGTTCTTGACCGGCGGACTCTGGCGCAACTAGCTGAGGATTTAGGCAGCGCAGAACTGGCCACCAACTTCTCGAATGCCTTCGCCATGATGTGGCCTCAGCGTATGGCACGTCTGGAACAGGCGGTAGCGGCACAAAATTACGAGCAGGCTAACGATGCGGCCGGTAGCATCCGGGTATCCGCCACGATGGTAGGCGCAACACAGCTAGAGACTGCGGGGGCACAAATCGTAGAACTGATCCTCGCAGCGGACCCGGCAACGGCCCAAGGGGCGCTAGCCCAGCTAAACCGTATCGGCGAGGCCGCGGTGGATTCCATGCGTTTGCTGCGATTCACCGCAGAATAA
- a CDS encoding response regulator: MLDFRGKKALVIEDDDDIRGLLEIVLSQMGFSVTSLATGRAGLESARSARPDLITLDIGLPDINGVAVLRELRIFHDGKVVMLSARGRQGDIDSAMAAGADAYILKPFRATSLKQELAEIIRR; the protein is encoded by the coding sequence ATGTTGGATTTTAGGGGAAAAAAAGCACTGGTCATTGAAGACGACGACGATATCAGGGGATTGCTGGAAATAGTTCTGAGCCAGATGGGCTTCTCAGTTACTTCTTTGGCAACGGGTCGGGCCGGCTTAGAAAGTGCGCGTAGTGCTCGGCCAGATTTGATCACATTGGACATTGGGCTCCCGGACATTAATGGAGTGGCTGTTCTGCGGGAACTGCGGATCTTCCACGATGGAAAGGTGGTGATGCTCAGCGCCCGTGGGCGCCAAGGGGATATTGACAGTGCCATGGCCGCGGGAGCAGACGCTTACATTCTCAAACCATTCAGGGCGACTTCGTTAAAGCAAGAACTTGCGGAAATCATTAGGCGCTGA
- a CDS encoding ATP-binding protein, with product MRKSLGAEPPRGDTDATLHRGLRVTVGADFFALPRAYRVLWSQTPLTVTTLIVVLFLLVIDPDLVTNELFSLGVAGVFLLTGAAALLRWSRLPHWCMWLVPLADFIPIGAMVHGTNSTLNGVSLLSVFPVLWLAWSDIPPLVTRIVAFFAPLAIAWAPFIFATTEPTRSGLIKPLLIPLIMLALAIAATIVTRSLTVQAKRLTETSTIAHRRAWHLDTIINVAEVGVVVVDEEGRDVLMNTRQRTFHSLAVPPGKLNPTEAELLVFGSDRTTAVEPVKRPVQRAVDGAEFSGELYWLGRGVNQRAMSTSARQIIDDRGNNQGAVVVFHDVTEVMEAVAAQEDFVASVSHELRTPLTSILGYLELVMDEEKDDTTAAYLKVISRNAERLLTLVSDLLDSTRDGMAVSLVPEDAYPLLISAVDAARPRAVERGITLRLDAKEGMVGSFDGGRISQAIDNLISNAIKFSPTSSVVDVVGWNEDSDVVVLVRDYGVGMNDDEQARLFTRFYRTDSARSAAVPGVGLGLAITKDIVDAHGGTLSVHSETGKGSTFTLRIPALGKQ from the coding sequence TTGCGGAAATCATTAGGCGCTGAGCCGCCTCGCGGTGACACGGACGCCACTTTACATCGCGGGTTGAGAGTCACTGTGGGGGCGGATTTCTTTGCCTTACCCCGTGCGTACAGGGTACTGTGGAGCCAGACTCCGCTGACCGTTACCACCTTGATTGTGGTGCTGTTCTTGCTAGTCATTGACCCAGACTTGGTAACAAACGAGCTATTTAGTTTGGGTGTTGCAGGGGTCTTCTTACTGACAGGCGCTGCTGCGCTGCTGCGCTGGAGCCGGCTGCCGCACTGGTGCATGTGGCTGGTTCCATTGGCGGATTTCATTCCCATTGGCGCGATGGTCCATGGCACCAATTCCACTTTGAATGGTGTGAGCCTTTTATCCGTCTTTCCCGTGCTTTGGCTTGCGTGGTCGGACATTCCCCCGCTCGTCACAAGGATCGTTGCTTTTTTCGCTCCCTTGGCCATCGCATGGGCACCTTTCATTTTTGCCACTACCGAGCCCACCCGTTCAGGCTTGATCAAACCGTTGCTGATCCCATTGATCATGTTGGCGCTGGCTATCGCAGCCACGATCGTCACCAGAAGTTTGACCGTGCAGGCGAAACGTTTGACGGAAACTTCTACCATTGCGCACCGACGGGCATGGCATCTTGACACCATTATCAACGTGGCAGAGGTGGGAGTAGTTGTAGTGGATGAAGAAGGGCGTGACGTTCTCATGAACACTCGACAGCGGACTTTTCACAGTTTGGCCGTACCTCCAGGCAAGCTCAATCCAACTGAAGCGGAACTACTAGTGTTCGGTTCTGACAGGACAACAGCTGTAGAGCCGGTCAAACGGCCGGTCCAGCGAGCAGTGGACGGGGCCGAATTTTCTGGTGAGCTGTATTGGTTGGGCAGGGGGGTCAATCAGCGTGCTATGTCAACGTCGGCACGACAAATAATTGATGACCGCGGGAACAACCAGGGAGCAGTTGTGGTGTTCCACGATGTGACGGAAGTGATGGAAGCGGTGGCGGCGCAAGAAGATTTCGTGGCCAGTGTATCCCACGAACTCCGCACGCCACTCACCTCCATTCTGGGTTACCTAGAACTGGTCATGGATGAGGAGAAAGACGACACGACGGCTGCCTATCTGAAAGTAATTTCCCGCAATGCCGAACGATTGTTGACCCTAGTCAGTGACTTACTGGACTCGACACGCGATGGCATGGCGGTCTCTTTGGTTCCGGAGGATGCGTATCCTCTGCTTATCTCGGCAGTGGACGCTGCCCGACCGCGTGCTGTGGAACGGGGTATTACGCTTCGTCTGGATGCCAAAGAGGGGATGGTAGGTAGCTTTGATGGCGGCAGGATCAGTCAGGCTATTGATAACTTGATCTCCAATGCCATTAAATTCTCCCCTACCTCCAGTGTTGTGGACGTTGTGGGGTGGAATGAGGATTCTGACGTGGTGGTGTTGGTACGTGACTACGGGGTGGGCATGAATGATGATGAACAAGCACGGCTCTTCACACGCTTTTACCGAACTGATTCAGCCCGCAGTGCCGCTGTGCCAGGTGTTGGTTTGGGGCTGGCTATCACCAAAGACATTGTCGATGCCCACGGCGGAACTTTATCGGTACACAGCGAAACCGGGAAAGGGAGTACTTTCACTCTGAGGATTCCGGCACTGGGCAAACAATGA